The Corynebacterium vitaeruminis DSM 20294 genome window below encodes:
- a CDS encoding GuaB1 family IMP dehydrogenase-related protein, with product MRFLNDAQAPYELTYSDVFMVPSRSDIGSRMSVDLSTHDGSGTTIPLVVANMTAVAGRRMAETIARRGGIAVLPQDVPADIAAETIAKVKAADLVADTPITVKPHHTVGYASNLLHKRAHGAAIVVDGTRPVGLITDGDLADNDNFTQVGTLMSSDLMTLPVGIDPQEAFRLLRASSRKLAPVIDAEGNLAGIMTRRGALRATVYTPATDGEGRLRVGAAIGINGDVAGRARTLVEAGADVLVVDTAHGHQLSTLRAIEAVRAVGADVPIVAGNVVSATGVRDLVNAGADIVKVGVGPGAMCTTRMQTGVGRPQFSAVLECSAAARELGAHVWADGGVRDPRDVALALAAGASNVMIGSWFAGTFESPGDLKVDGDGRFYKESFGMASRRAVKNRNADVEAFERARREMFEEGISTSRIYLDEKDGGVEYLIDRITFGIRSSFTYAGAASIEEFQDKAIVGIQSAAGFAEGMPRATNR from the coding sequence GTGCGCTTTCTCAACGACGCCCAGGCTCCCTACGAGTTGACCTACTCCGACGTGTTCATGGTGCCCTCGCGCTCCGACATCGGATCGCGCATGTCGGTGGACCTGTCCACCCACGACGGATCGGGCACGACGATCCCGCTGGTCGTGGCCAACATGACCGCGGTGGCGGGCCGGCGCATGGCGGAGACCATCGCCCGCCGCGGCGGCATCGCCGTCCTGCCGCAGGACGTCCCCGCCGACATCGCGGCGGAGACGATCGCCAAGGTCAAAGCCGCCGACCTCGTCGCGGACACCCCGATCACGGTCAAGCCGCACCACACCGTGGGCTACGCCTCCAACCTGCTGCACAAGCGCGCCCACGGCGCGGCCATCGTCGTCGACGGCACCCGCCCGGTCGGGCTTATCACCGACGGCGACCTCGCGGACAACGACAACTTCACCCAGGTGGGCACGCTCATGAGCTCCGACCTCATGACCCTGCCGGTGGGCATCGACCCGCAGGAGGCCTTCCGCCTGCTGCGCGCCTCCTCCCGCAAGCTCGCTCCGGTCATCGACGCCGAGGGCAACCTCGCGGGCATCATGACCCGCCGCGGGGCGCTGCGCGCCACCGTGTACACGCCCGCCACCGACGGCGAGGGCCGCCTGCGCGTGGGCGCGGCGATCGGCATCAACGGCGACGTCGCAGGCCGCGCCCGCACGCTCGTCGAGGCGGGCGCGGACGTCCTGGTCGTGGACACCGCCCACGGCCACCAGCTGTCCACCCTGCGCGCCATCGAGGCCGTGCGGGCGGTGGGCGCGGACGTGCCGATCGTGGCGGGCAACGTCGTCTCCGCCACGGGCGTGCGAGACCTCGTCAACGCGGGCGCGGACATCGTCAAGGTGGGTGTGGGCCCGGGTGCCATGTGCACCACCCGCATGCAGACCGGCGTGGGCCGCCCGCAGTTCTCCGCGGTGCTCGAGTGCTCCGCCGCCGCCCGGGAGCTGGGCGCGCATGTGTGGGCCGACGGCGGCGTGCGCGACCCGCGCGACGTGGCCCTCGCGCTCGCCGCCGGCGCCTCCAACGTGATGATCGGGTCCTGGTTCGCGGGCACCTTCGAGTCCCCCGGCGACCTCAAGGTCGACGGCGACGGCCGCTTCTACAAGGAGTCCTTCGGCATGGCCTCGCGCCGCGCGGTGAAGAATCGCAACGCCGACGTGGAGGCCTTCGAGCGCGCCCGCCGCGAGATGTTCGAGGAGGGCATCTCCACCTCCCGCATCTACCTGGACGAGAAGGACGGCGGCGTGGAGTACCTGATCGACCGGATCACCTTCGGCATACGCTCCTCCTTCACCTACGCGGGCGCGGCGTCGATCGAGGAGTTCCAGGACAAGGCAATCGTGGGCATCCAGTCAGCGGCGGGCTTTGCCGAGGGCATGCCGCGCGCGACGAATCGTTAG